The following proteins are co-located in the Pseudomonas antarctica genome:
- a CDS encoding isocitrate lyase/PEP mutase family protein, with product MPAHADAFHALHRDTLLILPNVADAGGARLVAQLGSKAVATSSAAVAWAHGYKDGNQLPQPLLVSTVHSIVRVIDVPLSVDIEGGYSDDPQQVGQLVEALIEAGAVGINLEDGAGSPELLARKIEVARQIADRCGVKLFINARCDVYLKGLAPEAQRLEELVRRASIYQQAGADGLFAAGIHIEHEIRQLCQATPLPVNVLAWANLPTPESLQALGVRRLTAGSSIAEFLYGAMHQLAGGFLRTGTLHTQDLKAFTYGAVNGLMAP from the coding sequence ATGCCCGCACACGCCGACGCCTTCCACGCCCTTCACCGCGACACCTTGCTGATCCTGCCCAATGTCGCCGACGCCGGCGGTGCGCGCCTGGTGGCGCAACTGGGCAGTAAGGCCGTTGCCACCAGCAGCGCCGCCGTGGCGTGGGCGCATGGTTACAAGGATGGCAACCAGTTGCCGCAGCCGCTGCTGGTCAGCACTGTGCACTCCATCGTGCGGGTTATCGATGTCCCCCTGAGTGTCGATATCGAAGGCGGTTATTCGGACGATCCGCAGCAGGTCGGCCAACTCGTGGAAGCGCTGATCGAGGCCGGCGCCGTGGGCATCAACCTGGAAGACGGTGCCGGTTCGCCTGAACTATTGGCGCGCAAGATCGAAGTGGCGCGCCAGATCGCCGATCGCTGCGGGGTGAAGCTGTTTATCAATGCACGCTGCGATGTGTACCTCAAGGGCTTGGCCCCCGAGGCTCAACGCCTGGAAGAGCTTGTGCGCCGCGCAAGCATTTATCAGCAGGCAGGTGCAGACGGCTTGTTCGCGGCCGGCATCCACATTGAACACGAAATCCGGCAGCTGTGCCAGGCCACGCCCTTGCCCGTCAATGTACTGGCCTGGGCCAACCTGCCCACTCCCGAAAGCCTGCAAGCGCTGGGTGTGCGGCGCTTGACGGCGGGTTCCAGCATCGCCGAGTTCCTCTATGGGGCCATGCACCAGCTCGCGGGTGGTTTCCTGCGCACCGGCACCTTGCACACCCAAGACCTCAAGGCCTTCACCTACGGTGCAGTGAATGGGCTGATGGCGCCGTAA
- the pcsA gene encoding phosphatidylcholine synthase — protein MISTLHVARLKAWGAHGFTATGVVLAFLATLALLENSPKACLLWLGLALVVDGVDGSLARRVNVSTVLPSFDGSVLDLVIDYLTYVFIPALFIYRYIDLPDFTHLFTVSVILVSSLFCFCNVNMKSKDNYFVGFPAAWNVVALCVYIIQPQAWVTLLTVIGLALLTVTPMKFLHPFRVKRFMPINIAVTTIWLLCSFLMVVDYPNTNPWTFGLWSLMSAYFLGICVWRTALEWLGTHR, from the coding sequence GTGATATCGACCCTGCATGTAGCCAGACTCAAAGCCTGGGGCGCCCACGGCTTTACCGCCACCGGTGTGGTATTGGCCTTCCTGGCCACCCTGGCACTACTGGAAAACTCACCCAAGGCTTGCCTGCTGTGGCTGGGCCTTGCGCTGGTGGTCGATGGTGTCGACGGCTCGCTGGCGCGCCGAGTGAATGTGAGTACGGTATTACCGAGCTTTGATGGCTCGGTGCTGGACCTGGTGATTGATTACCTGACCTACGTGTTTATTCCGGCACTGTTTATCTACCGCTATATCGACCTGCCGGACTTTACGCACCTGTTCACGGTTTCGGTGATTCTGGTGTCGTCGTTGTTCTGCTTCTGCAACGTGAATATGAAGAGCAAGGACAACTACTTTGTCGGCTTCCCCGCCGCGTGGAACGTGGTTGCCCTGTGCGTCTACATCATCCAGCCGCAAGCCTGGGTCACGTTGCTGACCGTGATCGGCCTGGCGCTGTTGACGGTGACCCCCATGAAGTTCCTGCACCCGTTCCGGGTCAAGCGGTTCATGCCGATCAATATCGCAGTCACCACGATCTGGTTGCTGTGCAGCTTTTTGATGGTGGTGGATTACCCGAATACCAACCCGTGGACGTTCGGGCTGTGGTCGCTGATGTCGGCTTACTTCCTCGGGATTTGTGTGTGGCGCACCGCGCTGGAGTGGTTAGGCACACACCGTTAA
- a CDS encoding ribonucleotide-diphosphate reductase subunit beta, whose product MLSWDEVDNEDTGAAVIKGANAGHASEANMDRLDGAGAAAALEARNVTANDSAAIIRAKAALDKLDVAEGLAELEGSAARVAVDEKRMINCRADLNQLVPFKYDWAWQKYLDGCANHWMPQEVNMTADIALWKNPEGLTDDERRIVMRNLGFFSTADSLVANNLVLAVYRLITNPECRQYILRQAFEEAIHTHAYQYCIESLAMDEGEIFNMYHEIPSVAKKAAWGLKYTRSISDPKFETGTVETDKELLRNLVAYYCVLEGIFFYCGFTQILSMGRRNKMTGVAEQFQYILRDESMHLNFGIDVINQIKIENPHLWDAEMKEEATQMILQGTQLEIEYARDTMPRGVLGMNAAMMEDYLKFIANRRLSQIGLKEEYPGTTNPFPWMSEIMDLKKEKNFFETRVIEYQTGGALSWD is encoded by the coding sequence ATGCTGAGTTGGGATGAAGTCGACAACGAAGACACCGGTGCAGCGGTGATCAAAGGCGCCAATGCCGGCCACGCCAGCGAAGCCAACATGGACCGCCTCGACGGTGCCGGCGCCGCTGCTGCGCTGGAAGCACGCAATGTGACTGCCAACGACTCCGCTGCGATCATCCGCGCCAAGGCCGCCCTGGACAAACTCGACGTCGCCGAAGGCCTCGCTGAGCTGGAAGGCTCCGCCGCCCGCGTCGCCGTTGACGAAAAGCGCATGATCAACTGCCGCGCCGACCTCAACCAACTCGTGCCCTTCAAGTACGACTGGGCCTGGCAAAAGTACCTCGACGGCTGCGCCAACCACTGGATGCCGCAAGAGGTCAACATGACCGCCGACATCGCGCTGTGGAAAAACCCGGAAGGCCTGACCGACGACGAACGCCGCATCGTCATGCGCAACCTCGGCTTCTTCTCCACTGCCGACTCCCTGGTCGCGAACAACCTGGTGCTGGCCGTGTACCGCCTGATCACCAACCCGGAGTGCCGCCAGTACATCCTGCGCCAGGCCTTCGAAGAAGCGATCCACACCCACGCCTACCAGTACTGCATCGAATCGCTGGCCATGGATGAAGGCGAGATCTTCAACATGTACCACGAGATCCCATCGGTGGCTAAAAAAGCCGCGTGGGGCCTGAAGTACACCCGTTCGATCTCCGATCCGAAGTTCGAAACCGGCACCGTCGAAACCGACAAAGAACTGCTGCGCAACCTGGTCGCCTACTACTGCGTCCTCGAAGGCATCTTCTTCTACTGCGGCTTCACCCAGATCCTGTCCATGGGCCGCCGCAACAAAATGACCGGCGTCGCCGAGCAGTTCCAGTACATTCTGCGCGACGAGTCGATGCACCTGAACTTCGGTATCGACGTGATCAACCAGATCAAAATCGAAAACCCACACTTGTGGGATGCTGAGATGAAGGAAGAAGCGACCCAGATGATCCTGCAAGGGACGCAGCTGGAGATTGAATATGCGCGCGATACCATGCCGCGCGGCGTACTGGGCATGAATGCGGCGATGATGGAAGACTATCTGAAGTTCATCGCGAATCGTCGTTTGTCGCAGATTGGCTTGAAGGAAGAGTATCCAGGAACGACTAACCCGTTTCCGTGGATGAGCGAGATCATGGACTTGAAGAAAGAGAAAAACTTCTTCGAAACCCGCGTGATCGAGTATCAAACTGGCGGCGCTTTAAGCTGGGACTGA
- a CDS encoding UPF0149 family protein has product MHAQPLAPADFEFIEETLLKYGDDHSVLNLAELDGYFTALVSSPAQVEVGEWFPAIWGGQNPAWESAEEAQRFLELCVRHMNTLAAQLATDTQNFKARFDDTEHQGQAVTLAEEWCFGYIRGAAIGNWPELPAEQATQLEKISWCAEQDNFELPADLDVNAHQQQVSEIEPAVRALHDYWLSKR; this is encoded by the coding sequence ATGCACGCCCAACCTCTCGCCCCTGCCGATTTCGAATTCATCGAAGAAACCTTGCTCAAGTACGGCGACGATCATTCGGTGCTGAACCTGGCCGAACTCGACGGCTATTTCACCGCGCTGGTGTCCAGCCCGGCACAAGTGGAAGTCGGTGAGTGGTTCCCGGCGATCTGGGGTGGGCAGAACCCGGCGTGGGAGAGTGCCGAAGAGGCCCAGCGCTTCCTGGAGCTGTGCGTGCGCCATATGAATACCCTGGCGGCGCAACTGGCAACCGATACGCAAAACTTCAAGGCACGCTTCGATGACACCGAACATCAAGGCCAGGCCGTAACGCTCGCTGAAGAATGGTGCTTTGGCTATATCCGTGGTGCCGCGATTGGCAACTGGCCGGAACTGCCGGCCGAACAGGCCACGCAGTTGGAGAAAATTTCCTGGTGCGCCGAGCAGGATAACTTCGAGTTGCCGGCGGACCTGGATGTAAACGCCCATCAACAGCAGGTCAGCGAAATCGAACCGGCCGTGCGGGCGTTACATGATTACTGGTTGAGCAAGCGTTAA
- a CDS encoding lytic polysaccharide monooxygenase auxiliary activity family 9 protein, producing the protein MNKPETQLRHGRVVTPASRGSVAVERGLLGNWQVNEMEGGKNFPALTAGPFPAPYETDDPSVTPPADGYILSGGKTDDRDCINFTDEEMGKKLNTPFNWPLLNVEAGQVFKVQWEYTAAHVTRGYRWLITKDGWDPKQRISRAQLEAKPFFEDFYTQVPYYQHADEMKAKVEHQVTLPKGKKGRHVVVLMWIVANTGNAFYQAFDLDFK; encoded by the coding sequence ATGAACAAACCCGAGACTCAACTCAGACATGGTCGCGTCGTGACGCCGGCCAGCCGTGGTTCCGTGGCAGTGGAACGCGGGCTGTTGGGCAACTGGCAAGTCAACGAAATGGAAGGCGGCAAGAACTTCCCGGCACTCACCGCCGGGCCTTTCCCAGCACCCTATGAAACCGACGACCCCAGCGTAACGCCACCTGCCGATGGGTATATCCTGAGCGGCGGTAAAACCGACGACCGTGACTGCATCAACTTCACCGACGAGGAAATGGGCAAAAAGCTCAATACCCCGTTTAACTGGCCGTTGCTGAATGTCGAGGCCGGCCAGGTGTTCAAGGTGCAGTGGGAATACACCGCCGCCCACGTCACCCGTGGCTATCGTTGGTTAATCACCAAGGATGGCTGGGACCCCAAGCAGCGCATCAGCCGCGCTCAACTGGAGGCCAAGCCGTTCTTTGAAGACTTTTACACCCAAGTGCCTTACTACCAGCACGCCGACGAAATGAAAGCCAAGGTCGAACACCAGGTCACCCTGCCCAAAGGCAAGAAGGGCCGGCACGTAGTGGTGTTGATGTGGATCGTGGCCAACACCGGCAACGCGTTTTATCAGGCGTTTGACCTGGACTTCAAGTAA
- a CDS encoding TSUP family transporter, producing MPFELSVDLTTLAILAVVAFIAGFIDAIAGGGGLLTTPALLTAGMPPHLVLGTNKLSSTFGSATASFTFYRRKLFHPRQWVHAIVGTLIGALAGAVVAHYLPAETLNKMLPVIVFGCGVYLLFGGTPKAPLDADAPIKKKWQSTQGFGLGFYDGVAGPGTGAFWTVSTMLLHPIDLVKASGVARSMNFVSNAAALSVFIFNGSVDWIVGLAMGFSVMGGAFFGARSAISGGAKFIRPVFITVVLGLTVRLAWQHWFSVA from the coding sequence ATGCCCTTCGAACTCAGCGTTGACCTGACCACCCTCGCCATTCTCGCCGTCGTTGCCTTTATCGCCGGTTTCATCGACGCCATCGCCGGCGGCGGCGGCCTGCTCACCACGCCGGCCCTGCTGACCGCCGGCATGCCGCCACACCTGGTACTGGGCACCAACAAACTGAGTTCGACGTTCGGCTCCGCCACCGCGAGCTTCACCTTCTACCGGCGCAAACTGTTTCACCCGCGCCAATGGGTCCATGCCATCGTCGGCACCCTGATCGGGGCCCTGGCCGGTGCGGTGGTCGCCCACTACCTGCCCGCCGAAACCCTGAACAAAATGCTCCCGGTAATCGTGTTCGGTTGCGGTGTGTACCTGCTGTTCGGCGGCACGCCCAAGGCGCCGCTGGATGCCGATGCACCCATCAAGAAGAAATGGCAGTCCACCCAAGGCTTCGGCCTGGGCTTCTACGATGGCGTGGCCGGGCCCGGCACCGGCGCGTTCTGGACGGTGAGCACGATGCTGCTGCACCCGATCGACCTGGTCAAAGCCAGCGGCGTGGCGCGCAGCATGAACTTCGTCAGCAACGCGGCGGCGCTGTCGGTGTTCATCTTCAACGGTTCGGTGGACTGGATCGTCGGCCTGGCGATGGGCTTCTCGGTGATGGGTGGCGCGTTCTTTGGCGCACGCAGCGCGATCAGCGGCGGCGCCAAATTCATTCGCCCGGTGTTTATCACCGTGGTGCTCGGCCTGACCGTGCGCCTAGCCTGGCAGCACTGGTTCAGCGTGGCCTAA
- a CDS encoding chloride channel protein — MPSTFRSSLILALVVVLTGIGAGLGGMLLALLLHGIQHLAYGYSLDSLVSHETFLWGVTAAPPERRVWVLVVCGVVAGLGWWTIYRYGRPLVSIKQAVSPSMPSMPPKTTLAHSVLQIITVALGSPLGREVAPREVGALAATWLSQRARLEPDMHRLIVACGAGAGLAAVYNVPLGGAVFVLEVLVGAFSWPAAVIALTTSALGAAVAWIGLGAQSQYEVPHFALSPALIAWAVVCGPVFGVAAYGFTRLTGAARANAARGWRLPVLSVINFTIIGGLAMLLPQILGNGKGPAQLGFDNELSIGLAAILLLVKVLITASSLRAGAEGGLLTPGLANGALLAIILGGAWSLLWPGVPLGAFAIIGAAAFLAASMSMPLTAIVLVAEFTRIDHDFLVPIILAVVGATCVSKLCQRRR; from the coding sequence ATGCCGTCCACGTTTCGTTCATCGTTGATTCTGGCCCTGGTCGTCGTGCTGACCGGGATTGGCGCGGGTCTGGGCGGCATGCTCCTGGCGTTGCTGCTGCATGGCATCCAGCATTTGGCCTACGGTTACAGCCTCGACAGCCTGGTCAGCCACGAAACCTTTTTATGGGGCGTGACCGCTGCGCCGCCGGAACGCCGCGTGTGGGTGCTGGTGGTGTGCGGTGTGGTGGCCGGGTTGGGCTGGTGGACGATTTATCGCTACGGTCGCCCACTAGTGAGTATCAAGCAGGCGGTATCGCCCAGCATGCCGAGCATGCCGCCCAAGACCACCCTCGCCCACAGCGTGCTGCAGATCATCACCGTGGCCCTTGGCTCGCCACTGGGGCGTGAAGTGGCGCCGCGTGAAGTCGGCGCATTGGCGGCGACGTGGTTGTCGCAACGTGCGCGGCTTGAACCCGACATGCACCGCTTGATCGTGGCGTGCGGTGCGGGCGCCGGGCTGGCGGCAGTCTATAACGTGCCGTTGGGCGGCGCGGTGTTTGTGCTGGAAGTGCTGGTGGGGGCATTCAGTTGGCCGGCGGCCGTGATTGCCCTGACGACTTCGGCGCTGGGCGCGGCAGTGGCGTGGATCGGTCTGGGCGCGCAATCGCAATATGAGGTGCCGCACTTTGCGCTGAGCCCGGCATTGATCGCCTGGGCGGTGGTCTGCGGGCCAGTGTTTGGCGTGGCCGCCTATGGCTTTACCCGCCTTACCGGCGCCGCCAGGGCCAATGCCGCGCGCGGCTGGCGTTTACCGGTGTTGTCGGTGATCAACTTCACGATTATCGGTGGGCTGGCGATGCTGCTGCCGCAAATTCTCGGCAATGGCAAAGGCCCGGCGCAATTGGGCTTCGACAATGAACTGAGCATCGGCCTGGCCGCCATTCTGCTGCTGGTCAAGGTGCTGATCACCGCCAGCAGCCTGCGCGCCGGGGCCGAAGGCGGTCTGCTGACGCCGGGCCTGGCCAACGGCGCATTGCTGGCGATCATCCTCGGCGGCGCCTGGAGCCTGCTGTGGCCCGGCGTGCCGCTGGGGGCGTTTGCGATCATTGGCGCGGCGGCGTTCCTGGCGGCCAGCATGAGCATGCCGCTGACCGCGATTGTGCTGGTGGCGGAATTTACCCGCATCGACCATGACTTTCTGGTGCCGATCATTCTCGCAGTGGTGGGCGCAACGTGCGTGAGCAAGCTGTGCCAACGTCGCAGGTAA
- a CDS encoding DUF2188 domain-containing protein, whose product MAKKNQHVVPHGNDWAVKGAGNSKATKVVGTQAEAIKLAREIAINQESEMFIHGQNGQIRERNTYGDDPFPPKG is encoded by the coding sequence ATGGCCAAAAAAAATCAACATGTAGTACCTCATGGCAACGACTGGGCCGTAAAAGGCGCAGGCAACTCAAAAGCCACTAAGGTCGTTGGTACTCAAGCAGAAGCTATTAAACTTGCACGCGAAATCGCAATAAACCAGGAGAGCGAAATGTTCATCCATGGACAGAATGGCCAGATTCGCGAGCGCAATACCTACGGAGATGACCCATTTCCACCAAAGGGCTAA
- a CDS encoding class I SAM-dependent methyltransferase, whose product MNPDALATLHAHLLTALAGAPAETRRLFHGRGRCWPGLEQLTVDWLQGVVLVALFKETEQLDALKQQLVQIDWARFGVHTVALQHRYLPQSTTEWLVGEAMDELTITEGGLRYLIDLGKKQNSGLFLDMRYGRNWVREQAKGQRVLNLFAYTCGFSVAAIEGGADHVVNLDMARGALSRGRDNHRLNGHDLSKVTFLGHDLFKSWAKVTNSGPYDLVIIDPPSFQKGSFLLTKDYQRVLRRLPDLLTAQGTVLACMNDPAFGEDFLIDGVTREAPGLRFVERLENPPEFPDIDPQSGLKALVFRQG is encoded by the coding sequence ATGAACCCAGACGCACTCGCTACCTTGCACGCCCATTTGCTCACCGCCCTGGCCGGCGCGCCGGCTGAAACCCGGCGCTTGTTCCATGGCCGTGGCCGCTGCTGGCCCGGGCTGGAACAACTGACGGTGGACTGGCTGCAAGGCGTGGTGCTGGTTGCCCTGTTCAAAGAGACGGAGCAACTGGATGCCTTGAAGCAGCAACTGGTGCAGATTGATTGGGCTCGCTTCGGTGTTCATACGGTCGCCCTGCAACACCGCTATCTGCCGCAGAGCACCACCGAATGGCTGGTGGGCGAAGCGATGGATGAGCTGACCATCACCGAAGGTGGCCTGCGTTACCTGATCGACCTGGGTAAAAAACAGAACAGCGGGCTGTTTCTTGACATGCGCTACGGCCGCAACTGGGTCCGCGAGCAGGCCAAGGGCCAGCGCGTGCTTAACCTGTTCGCCTATACCTGTGGGTTTTCGGTGGCCGCCATCGAAGGTGGCGCGGACCATGTGGTGAACCTGGACATGGCCCGTGGTGCCCTGAGCCGTGGGCGCGACAACCATCGCCTGAATGGTCACGACCTGAGCAAGGTCACCTTTCTGGGCCACGACTTGTTCAAGTCCTGGGCCAAAGTCACCAACAGTGGCCCCTACGACCTGGTGATCATCGACCCGCCCTCTTTTCAGAAAGGCAGCTTCCTGCTGACCAAGGACTACCAGCGCGTACTGCGCCGCCTGCCGGATTTGCTCACGGCGCAAGGCACGGTATTGGCCTGCATGAACGACCCGGCCTTCGGCGAAGACTTCCTGATTGACGGTGTAACCCGCGAAGCACCGGGCCTGCGCTTTGTCGAGCGGCTGGAGAACCCACCGGAATTTCCGGATATCGACCCTCAAAGTGGTCTGAAGGCGCTGGTGTTCCGTCAGGGCTGA
- the nudC gene encoding NAD(+) diphosphatase, translated as MTPGWITTTLLDNDAPGGWAVARSREGFLHDTNGPLFPREWLKRQDLSVFAEHGIGHLDGEPVYLLELNSASDVPGCSWQGLRGFMLQGDHTLYKVLGYAAQIGTWAREHRFCGSCGQAMVQVPRERAMYCQACDLRSYPRISPSMIVLVTRGDEILLARSPRFVSGVYSTLAGFAEPGESAEDCLIREVREEVQVEVKNIQYMGSQCWPFPHSMMLGFHAEYAGGDIVPQADEIEDAQWFNIHDLPPLPASRSIARYLIDLYLARRLGHAEPVLPG; from the coding sequence ATGACCCCAGGCTGGATTACCACAACGCTGCTCGACAACGACGCCCCCGGCGGCTGGGCCGTCGCCCGCAGCCGCGAAGGCTTTTTGCATGACACCAACGGCCCGCTGTTTCCCAGGGAATGGCTCAAGCGCCAGGACCTCTCGGTGTTCGCCGAACATGGCATCGGCCACCTCGATGGCGAGCCGGTGTACTTGCTTGAGCTCAACTCGGCCAGTGATGTGCCGGGTTGCAGTTGGCAGGGTTTGCGCGGCTTCATGCTGCAAGGCGACCACACGCTGTACAAAGTGTTGGGTTACGCCGCGCAGATCGGCACATGGGCGCGGGAACATCGGTTTTGCGGCAGTTGCGGCCAGGCCATGGTCCAGGTGCCACGGGAGCGGGCGATGTATTGCCAGGCGTGCGACCTGCGCAGCTACCCGAGGATTTCGCCGAGCATGATCGTGCTGGTGACGCGGGGCGACGAGATCCTGTTGGCACGCTCGCCACGCTTTGTCAGCGGTGTCTACAGCACCCTGGCCGGGTTTGCCGAGCCGGGTGAATCCGCTGAAGACTGCCTGATTCGCGAAGTACGCGAAGAAGTGCAGGTGGAGGTCAAGAATATCCAGTACATGGGCAGCCAATGCTGGCCGTTCCCACACTCGATGATGCTGGGGTTCCATGCCGAGTACGCCGGCGGCGACATCGTGCCCCAGGCCGACGAGATCGAAGACGCGCAGTGGTTCAACATCCACGACCTGCCGCCGTTGCCGGCGTCACGCTCGATTGCGCGCTACCTGATCGACCTCTACCTGGCTCGGCGCTTAGGCCACGCTGAACCAGTGCTGCCAGGCTAG
- a CDS encoding 3-phosphoshikimate 1-carboxyvinyltransferase — MSSQKTVTVTPPNFPLNGKVAPPGSKSITNRALLLAALAKGTSRLSGALKSDDTRHMSVALRQMGVTIDEPDETTFVVTGAGKLQLPTQPLFLGNAGTAMRFLTAAVATVEGTVVLDGDDYMQKRPIGPLLATLGQNGIRVDSPTGCPPVTVHGVGKIKAKRFEIDGGLSSQYVSALLMLAACGEAPIEVALTGKDIGARGYVDLTLDCMRAFGAQVDAVDDTTWRVAPTGYTAHDYLIEPDASAATYLWAAEVLTGGHIDIGVAAQDFTQPDAKAQAVIAQFPHMQATVVGSQMQDAIPTLAVLAAFNNTPVRFTELANLRVKECDRVQALHDGLNEIRPGLATIEGDDLLVASDPALAGTSCTALIDTHADHRIAMCFALAGLKVSGVRIQDPDCVAKTYPGYWKALGSLGVALSY, encoded by the coding sequence TTGAGTTCGCAGAAAACCGTGACCGTTACACCGCCTAATTTCCCCCTGAACGGCAAGGTCGCGCCGCCCGGCTCCAAATCCATTACCAACCGTGCCCTGTTGCTGGCAGCCCTGGCCAAGGGCACCAGCCGCCTGAGCGGCGCCTTGAAGAGTGATGACACCCGCCACATGTCGGTGGCCCTGCGCCAGATGGGCGTGACCATCGACGAGCCGGACGAGACCACCTTCGTGGTCACCGGCGCAGGCAAACTGCAATTGCCAACGCAACCGCTGTTTCTGGGCAATGCCGGCACCGCGATGCGTTTTCTCACCGCTGCCGTGGCGACGGTCGAAGGCACGGTGGTGCTGGACGGCGACGACTACATGCAAAAACGCCCGATCGGCCCGCTGCTGGCGACCCTTGGCCAGAACGGCATCCGCGTCGATAGCCCGACCGGCTGCCCGCCCGTGACCGTGCATGGCGTGGGCAAGATCAAGGCCAAGCGGTTTGAAATCGATGGCGGTTTGTCCAGCCAATATGTGTCAGCCCTGCTGATGCTTGCCGCATGCGGCGAAGCGCCCATTGAAGTGGCGTTGACCGGCAAAGACATTGGCGCCCGTGGCTATGTGGACCTGACCCTGGACTGCATGCGCGCGTTCGGCGCTCAAGTGGACGCGGTTGACGACACCACCTGGCGCGTGGCCCCGACCGGCTACACCGCCCATGATTACCTGATCGAACCCGACGCCTCCGCCGCCACCTACTTGTGGGCCGCTGAAGTGTTGACCGGCGGCCACATCGACATTGGCGTCGCCGCGCAAGACTTCACCCAGCCGGACGCCAAGGCACAAGCCGTGATCGCCCAGTTCCCGCACATGCAGGCCACCGTCGTCGGCTCGCAAATGCAGGACGCGATCCCGACCCTCGCGGTGCTTGCCGCGTTCAACAACACCCCGGTGCGTTTTACCGAACTGGCCAACCTGCGCGTGAAGGAATGTGATCGCGTACAGGCGCTGCACGACGGTCTCAACGAAATCCGCCCGGGTTTGGCGACCATCGAAGGTGACGACCTGCTCGTCGCCAGTGATCCTGCGTTGGCCGGCACCTCGTGCACTGCGCTGATCGACACCCACGCCGACCACCGCATCGCCATGTGCTTTGCCCTGGCAGGCCTGAAGGTGTCGGGGGTGCGTATTCAAGACCCGGACTGCGTCGCCAAGACCTACCCTGGCTACTGGAAGGCCCTGGGCAGTCTTGGGGTTGCGCTGAGCTACTGA
- a CDS encoding crotonase/enoyl-CoA hydratase family protein translates to MSEYQAFVVELTGNVAHVQINRPEKINAMNAAFWTEIIDIFQWVEDTDAVRAVVLSGAGKHFSSGIDLMMLASVANEFGKDVGRNARLLRRKILELQASFNAVDNCRKPVLAAIHGYCIGGAIDLISACDMRYAAEDAQFSIKEIDIGMAADVGTLQRLPRIVGDGMLRELAYTGRQFGAEEARSIGLVNRVYSDYERLLAGVMEIAQQIAAKSPIAVAGTKAMISYMRDHTVNDGLEYVATWNSAMLQSNDLRVAIAAHMSKQKPEFVD, encoded by the coding sequence ATGTCCGAATACCAAGCCTTCGTCGTCGAACTCACCGGCAACGTTGCCCATGTGCAGATCAACCGCCCGGAAAAGATCAATGCGATGAACGCGGCGTTCTGGACCGAAATCATCGACATCTTCCAATGGGTCGAAGACACCGACGCCGTCCGCGCCGTGGTGCTCAGCGGCGCCGGCAAGCATTTTTCCTCGGGCATCGACTTGATGATGCTTGCCTCGGTGGCCAACGAGTTCGGCAAGGACGTAGGCCGCAATGCACGCCTGCTGCGCCGCAAGATCCTGGAACTGCAAGCGTCCTTCAACGCCGTCGACAACTGCCGTAAACCCGTACTGGCGGCGATCCACGGCTACTGCATTGGAGGCGCTATCGACCTGATCAGCGCCTGCGACATGCGCTACGCCGCCGAGGATGCGCAATTTTCCATCAAGGAAATCGACATCGGCATGGCCGCTGACGTCGGCACCTTGCAACGCCTGCCGCGCATTGTCGGCGACGGTATGTTGCGTGAGCTGGCCTACACCGGCCGCCAATTTGGCGCTGAGGAAGCGCGCAGCATCGGCCTGGTCAATCGCGTGTATTCGGACTATGAAAGGCTGTTGGCTGGCGTCATGGAAATTGCCCAGCAAATCGCCGCCAAGTCGCCGATTGCCGTGGCCGGCACCAAGGCCATGATCAGCTACATGCGCGACCACACGGTCAATGATGGTTTGGAATACGTTGCCACCTGGAACTCGGCTATGTTGCAATCCAACGACCTGCGTGTGGCCATCGCGGCCCATATGAGCAAGCAGAAACCCGAATTCGTGGATTGA